GCCTTTGCCGAGCGCGCCGAGTCCTTCAAAAAGAAGGGCGCGAAGCTGCTGGGTAACTCCATCGACTCCATCCACAGCCACATTGCCTGGGTTCGCAACATCAAGCAGAACTTCGGCGTGGACATCCCGTTCCCGATCATCGCAGACCTGGACCAGAAGGTCGCCCAGCTCTACAACATGGTCCACGAGGCCAGTTCCGCCACGGCGGCCGTGCGCTGCGTGTTTTTCATCGACCCGAAGATGCGCGTGCGCGCGATGATCTACTACCCGCTCAACGTGGGCCGCAACTTCGACGAGATCGAGCGCGTCATGGACGCCTTCAACACCGTGGACAAGCACGGCGTGGCCTGCCCGGCCGATTGGCGTCCGGGCGACGACGTGATCGTGCCGCCGCCGG
Above is a genomic segment from Chrysiogenia bacterium containing:
- a CDS encoding peroxiredoxin, with amino-acid sequence MSEETETNQPPRLELNGPAPDFTANTTHGQLTLSKWAAGDWVILFSHPADFTPVCTTEFMAFAERAESFKKKGAKLLGNSIDSIHSHIAWVRNIKQNFGVDIPFPIIADLDQKVAQLYNMVHEASSATAAVRCVFFIDPKMRVRAMIYYPLNVGRNFDEIERVMDAFNTVDKHGVACPADWRPGDDVIVPPPGTTEDAEKRVNDKSLKVTDWYFSKKSL